One segment of Pristis pectinata isolate sPriPec2 chromosome 3, sPriPec2.1.pri, whole genome shotgun sequence DNA contains the following:
- the zte38 gene encoding zebrafish testis-expressed 38: MAWSAIFPNDVTTQHQSLVFIKRMMAVGVSCITYLRGIFPEDAYRTRYLEGMCVKILREDSRFPGASKVVKWMMGCFDALEKRFLRTIILGVHRDPEDPNSIIESYQFKFKYTADGPKLDILSKNKHIGTEVSFQDTKKASILLIRKLFVLMQSLEILPNDVSLTMKLFYYDEVTPPDYQPPGFKKGECDALWFEGTPVHFKVGDVPTPFHMMKVRVTTEKETMEQLEKENMLNEENETSQQKMEELKSTISGRNSVKAGIPCHQNTTAQPRLQKCMPNEQSFGESEKEIKQLVAKAAELDVSGKRTKLGKELVQRAGLQQSGEMHEEPQKLSTTQSIKAVRAKKTISELDQVEVVLLPFHMTIAASSGP, translated from the exons ATGGCG TGGAGTGCAATATTTCCCAATGATGTAACAACACAACACCAATCCCTTGTATTTATAAAAAGAATGATGGCTGTGGGAGTTTCATGCATCACGTATCTGCGTGGGATATTTCCAGAAGATGCCTATAGAACTCGATACTTGGAAG GCATGTGTGTAAAAATATTGCGTGAAGATAGTCGGTTTCCTGGAGCAAGCAAAGTAGTAAAATG GATGATGGGGTGCTTTGATGCTTTGGAGAAAAGATTT CTACGAACAATTATCCTTGGA gTTCATAGAGATCCCGAGGATCCAAAT AGTATAATTGAGTCTTACCAGTTTAAATTCAAGTACACTGCAGATGGACCAAAGCTGGATATTTTAAG CAAGAACAAGCACATTGGAACAGAAGTAAGCTTTCAAGATACGAAGAAAGCATCCATACTGCTCATCCGTAAGCTGTTTGTCTTGATGCAGAGCCTGGAAATTCTTCCAAATGATGTGTCTCTGACAATGAAACTCTTCTATTACGATGAAG TGACTCCTCCTGACTATCAACCACCAGGGTTTAAAAAAGGTGAGTGTGATGCTCTGTGGTTTGAGGGAACCCCAGTCCATTTTAAAGTTGGTGATGTGCCCACTCCGTTCCATATGATGAAAGTGCGGGTCACCACAGAGAAAGAGACAATGGAACAGCTGGAGAAAGAGAACATGCTAAATGAGGAAAATGAAACTTCACAACAGAAAATGGAGGAACTCAAATCCACCATAAGT GGCAGAAATTCTGTAAAGGCCGGAATTCCATGCCACCAAAATACTACAG CTCAGCCTAGACTTCAGAAATGCATGCCTAATGAGCAATCATTTGGTGAATCAGAGAAAGAG ATAAAACAGTTGGTAGCAAAGGCAGCAGAGCTGGACGTATCAGGCAAAAGGACAAAACTtggaaaagagctg GTACAAAGGGCTGGTTTGCAGCAAAGTGGAGAAATGCATGAGGAACCACAGAAGTTGAGTACTACACAGTCCATAAAAGCTGTTCGAGCCAAAAAGACAATCTCTGAACTTGACCAA GTGGAGGTTGTTCTTTTGCCATTTCACATGACAATAGCAGCAAGTTCTGGCCCATAA